The Gossypium hirsutum isolate 1008001.06 chromosome D07, Gossypium_hirsutum_v2.1, whole genome shotgun sequence genome includes the window AAATTGGGTATTTATTCAAGAGTActtagtatattagggagtgaCGCCTCCTAATAGAATATTTAGATAGGTGAGACTGGAAGAGTACCTTGTCGTGTATAACTTGTGCCAAGCGGTGAGACCGATAGGGTATTGGTATGCCTAGGAAGAGACTAGAATGGCAACTTAGGTGGTAGTCCTTAGTGAATATGAGGTTGGAAGGGTATTCTTAGCTAAGGGTGATAAATAACTTAATCgaggataattaattatttaattagataattagagATTTAATCGATCTTGGGCTAAAGGCTTGCATTGTcaacactaggaataggaaattctattaggttaatttaggtatattaatttaattagtttaattaaaatattaatttaaattcacATTGCTAGTTTgtgactcgattagattagtaattattttctataattaatttaataatagtttCTCTAATATGCAATCCATTGCGTACAATCCTCGGAATATTTAATGATGTTTTGTTGTAACATAaatctatattataatttgacatGTACGCTTGCAGATACCgcacttaaatatttatatttttatctgcACAATTTATACTCTAAACGTTCACATGTTTGGAGGCGGTATAAAAATCATTTGCTTTTTGGTTATCTTGATTAGATGCCTTTTGATATTCTAAAATTGTATTCCTTAGGCCTTTAATACTCATGACAAAGAATTCTTACCTAAGATATCAAGAGTCGCAAATACGGTTTTGGTAAGATTCAACATTATTCAACCTAATATacagttataaaattaaatataagtttaataattatgcaataaattttaaaaaattaaatataagtttgattgaaatgataaaattaaattattaaaaattataacacttataaaattattctaaaatttctataaagtaataatataatatgttTCATAAAATATTGAATATTAGTATGCGAGTggagattaaaaaataatatgcttTCCTGCAGGCTAAAAtggttttcattttatttttattaataggattttaatttatgtattattttcaGGGAGGCCGGCGCCAAAACAACCCTTCTCTCTGTTTCTCACAAAATGAAAGTTTGAAACTAACAACATTTTTGAAATGAAGATAAAGATCTGAGAGAGTGAGAGAGGAAGTGAAAATGAGTGGGGCGAGACTATGCACATTACTAGGGGATTTGGGATACGAAGGGGCAGAGAAATTGGACCCCGATAGCTTCGAATGGCCTTTCCAATACGACGACACCCGCCCCATCCTTGACTGGATCTGCTCCTCCCTCCGCCCTTCCAATGTCCTCTCCCTCTCCCAACTCTCCCTGTCAGTTCCCTTTctatttctcctttttctttagGAATAAGCATCGATAGATTAAACCTCCTTTTAGGTTATCATTGACGGGATCAATTTCAATTTGTGCAGGTATGAGCAAATCGTACAAGAAGGGAAGCTGTTGGAGGTAAATTTTGCTtcatttcctcttctttttctgcAAATTTCGGGCTTAGCCATTAATATCGGTTTATTATAATGAAATAGGGGGAAGACTTGGACTTTGCTTATGATAGCATTTCGGCCTTCTCGTCGAGGAGGGACAACCAGGAGGCGGTTTTTGGAGCTGAAGAAGGATTAAAAGATATTAGGTATTCTTTCACTTTCTCTCTCTGCACTGCACACATGCTTCACATTGCCTCATTATTGTTGTTTCCTTAGCATCCTTTTTTTTCCCTGTTATTTAAAGAGGTTAAGCATAATACAACTCAAGCTTAAGCTGACAACCCTGAATGCATCATTCTTGATATAGCTTTTTTAGAGAGGATTCTATGTGCGTACTCCAGGAAGCGAAAGAATTCTTTAATTATGGTGCATGTTATACTGATGGATTTCTTAATTGTCTTTAGGGATGCAACTGTAGCATATAAAGCTGAAGCTTTAGAGCTACAGAAACAACTTAGGCATTTGCAGTCTCAGTTTGACATGCTTACAGGTCAGGCTTCAGCTTTGATCCAAGGCAGACGAGCACGGGTTGCAGCAACATCTGCTGCTAATGGACACCTTACAACCATAGATGATAGTCTCTCGGGAAGGAACTTGCAGGTAAGTAAATCTAGGGAATCTCTCATTACTTTAAATGTTTGAAACATATTATGTTCAAATTTGATCAAAGTGAGGTGGAAGGTATTTCTCTGAGTTGTTTATGCTGCATTACATGGCTTCACAGCACCGAGTATAAAAGGATTAACAtgaaaatttaatatcaaaaGCTATCCTTTTATTTACATTGCTTTCTTCTCGGAGGATACTGTTTATCTGCTTTAACATCGAAGGAGTGGTCTTCTTTTTGTGTGTCTGTGATTTAGATGAATGAAGTTCTTGGAAAAATAGCATCTACAGCACAAGAGCTGGCGCATTACCATTCTGGAGATGGTActgtttttattcttttctttccatCAGAGATGTTAGATTCTATGCTGTTATGTTCTTTTTCAAAACAATGCATTTGTTTTTACCCAATTGTGTAAGAGGGTAAGCCCGCTTTGGGTTTGACTTGGATGAAGAAAGACTGATCTTAACCCAGCCTAGTCAATAACCTCGTCCCTCTTCCCTTTTTCCCATTTGGAAACCTATCATTTTGCATGGGTTACTTTGAATATCATTAGCCTGCTGCATTTGGTTTGTAACTTTTGGTGTGTATTTGGTTATTTCCATGGTGATAAATGAACGTTAACCTTTGTTGGTTCTCAAAAACTATGTCAAATAACAAATAGATATAGGAGCCTGAGGTAATGTGTGCCTAGCATTAGGGGAATGTAAGAGTGGAGGGAAACTTTTCTTAGTTGCTTGCACCTTGTTGATGAACATTTACTCATGATGTGTACATGCAGAGGAAGGCATCTACTTAGCTTATTCTGACTTCCATCCGTACTTGGTTGGAGATTCATCCTGCATAATGGAGTTAAATCAGTGGTTTGCTAAGCAACTAGACACGGTATGATCTGGAAATGCCATTTTTAAATCTCGTTTCTTTCTGCTGCAGAGTcttcaataattttatcattgACCTTTAAGAGTTTCTGTTAAGCACCAATTTTTCCCTAAAGTATAAAACTAAGGGGAAGAAATTCTTTGAAAAAGATTTTGGGAGAGATAATGTAAGAGTTTGAGGCAGAAAAGAAATTCCACCCCAAAGGAGAGTAACAAAATGTAGCATTTTGAGCAGATTGTATATCATATATTACCAGATTATTTAGATTGTATTTAAATAGTTCACCCAAGCATTTTACTTTACTGTAAGCTTACTCATGTGACTATGCTTACTCAATATCTGATTATCATGAGTTTTCTCACGTTCTGTAGCAATGATGTTAATTTTAATTCCTCTAATGCATGTACATGGACACAGCTTTGTGAAGTATATAGTGGGGCAGCTCACAAACTGAAACGCTTGCATATACATTTCCATCAGCCTCTTGTCCCCTTATGGCAAAAAAAGTTCTAGTTTGTACTTTAGACATTATTATTTCTGGCCACCTGAATATAATATGATGTATCCCTACCTTTTGCGCTTATGCCAAATTAGTGCTGGTTACCTTCTTGTTTCTGAAGCATTTGCACTAGGAGTTGATTAGTGAATGAGGCAAAGCATCAGTTGCTAATTTATAGGAGTTTAATTTCTTAGAATGCATCACTCAATCTTGTGAGCTTGTAGTGATCAGAGGGCATCAAAGCTGCTGATAGTTTTTATTACTTTTGGTCTTCAGGGCTGACTGGCTGTATTCAGTCTTCATGCTGCTACTTGTGATAATAATTCATTTGGTAAACTGTTTGGTCTAAAATTTATCTGATGTGCTCATTAGAAGAGCTAAACCCAAAGCTGTGGAGAATGGGACAGCAAACATCTAATATGTTAGAAATCCTGTCTTCGTCTCCTTCATTAGGCATTGGAGCTGCCCTAGGATTGGGCATTAGTGACTTCCATATTTGATACTATGGACCTCTGCCCTCATTTCAATTCTAGCAACGCAGTATTTCCTCTACAGCTCTTTTTGTGGGTTACTATCTCTGTGAGGTGTCTTGCTACTTTTTATGTCTTTACTTGggtttaagttttcttgcattttttttatcatattatgaAATACCATTGGATTCTTGGTAGTCATTGACTGTGGCTTTATATGCTTTTTTGTAACTAAGTTTCATTTTCCTAGCAATGCTTAATCCTCCAACTAATATAAGTTAAACTGTGGCTTACCAAGGGTTTTTGCCTTGAACGGTTTATCTTATCTTTAGATACGGAGgcttctatatttttattttattaattttgttgacTCAATTAGTAATTAAACTCAGGTTCCTTTTCGATTGGTTGCTGAAGAGGGTAAATCAAAATGCTCCTGGGTTAGTCTTGATGATGTCTCAAACAGCTTAGTAAGAGGTACTCCGTACTGTTGCTCTTAGAGTAAAGCTCTTTGGTTTCCTTTTAGGAAATGGTATGCTCATTTTTTTAGGCCAACAGCAATGGTTTACTTTAGATTCAAGgaataattatttcttttatttattcttatttgtCTATTCACTGCTATTTCATAAATTTATTGTTGAATGAATAATCATCAGAACCTGTTCCTGGATAATCTTTCTAGTGGAAAATGGGAAAGTCTTTCTCTTGTCTTGTAGTGCCTTTAATCTAATTCGTTTGTCCTTGTCTTCTTGTTTCTTTTATCTTTACTCATCTCACTAGAGGGGTCTTTCTTTTTACTGTATGTTCCTAgtatttatttgaaatgatgaagCATATCCTTTTTCTGTTAAAAAGACTAATGTTTATAATGAGTATCAGCTGCTGCTTTTTTAAAGTCTCTTTGAGTGGTAAAACTTATAAGTATCTCATTACAAAATAAGCAAAAGCATTGTACAAACAGTAACAACCGGCTTTGTGAAATGGCTTGCTTCTTCTTAAAAAAGGGTGGGGGGTTATGTATGTAACTTAAGGTTCTACCTTCTTAAAAATTTCCTTtagttatttttctgttttaacTTAACTTTCTATTAGAGGAATATGATTcattgaatgtatatatatacatctgTTATTTCTAACATCTTGCTTGTTTGTCGTAAATTATTCCCTATGCTACTCATCTAAGTAGAACATTTGGAAGCCTCTTTCAATTTCTTATACATGATTCGATGCAAAAGCTTAATTAAAGGAAGAATTTGATAGTATTCTGTTATGTGCTTTGCAAGTCATGCTAAATGTACTAGCTTTTGTTTTTAGATTGTACTTTTAACTTTTGAGAAAATGATGTACATGCAAAGGTATGAAGAAAATGATGTCATGCACACATACTATAAAGATAGCAGTGTATTGACTTAATGTAGCTGTGCCAGATTATGTAGGCTTAGTTTTATTTAGTAACACATGAACTGGTGAACTTACAagttttttttgacttttttctcTTATTATCTTAATGCAGCAGATCTAGAAAAGTCCCATCATCAACGTGTATCTGAATTGCAGAGGCTTCGCTCCATGTAtgctctttcctttttctttaagcCTTATAGCtttctaaatattcttttttaatcTTGATTTTTAACTTGTTGCTGTTcaactaatttaattatttgaatgtTAGTGATTGCTGGAGGAAATTTTGGTTCATAGGAGTTaggggaaatttttttttctctccataTTGCATTTGCTTTTATTACAATAAAAAGTAGAATGATTATTGTGACAAATTATTTTCTTACACTTGCACCAAGTTATATAGAGGTTAAAAAGCATAAACAGATAAAAACAAGTTTGGTTATAGCAATTGAGATGAGCTCTTCAGTAGCATGTCATATTGATGTGGCAGTgatgttaatttaaatttattggtCATTATTTGACAGATTCGGAACAAGTGAAAGACAATGGGTAGAAGCCCAGGTTGAGAATGCCAAGCAGCAAGCCATTCTCATGGCGCTTAAATCTCAAATATCATCAGATGAAGCTCATATTCATCTTGATCTTCATTCCCTTAGGTAAGCTTTTACATTTCATGagttaattcattatttttatggAAGCGTAGTGTACAAATTACAGAACTTTGTGTTCTCATTAACCATAATTATTGATTAGTGCATCCATCATGCAATGCAAGTGACCTTGTAAAGAAACACCTTTGTTGTCTTCAAATGAACTTTGTTGCACTGAGAAATGCCTTTGATCTGTGTTAAGGGAATCCAGATGCTGGTCACAGCAAGATTTGGTAAAAAAGAAAATCAGTTAAAAAGAAATTTTGTTCTAAACTACCCATCCCAACCCTAAAATTATAATCAAATGTTTATATAGACTTAATTATCACTTTATTATCATACGACTAAGAAATATTCTCCTTTTTAAAAGTAGCTTCTAAAAGGCTCAAGTTTCTTAAGGCTGTGGGTCATCATCCCTGGAAAGAGTTATAGAAATGTTCCTACTTATTATGATGTTACGTACTCTTATGTTATGTTGATTATGATATGCAGAAGAAAGCACGCTGAATTGGTGGGAGAGGTTTCAAACCTTTATCACAAAGAAGAGAAGTTTTTAACTGAGGTTTGTTTGTGTATTTTTATTTCCGTTTTTTTGCATTTCTTGACTTTACCTAAATCTTTTACATAAGTAGTTGTTCCCTGCCATACCTGTGTTCCCAATGAATAACATTTGTTAGAGTACATTTTTGTCAAGTTTTCACTCATGTTTATTCCAATTTCATTACATAAATTctccattaaaaattttcatgatgCTGATACCAAAATATTATCCGCAAAACAACCTTAGTTGATTTTGGAATTTATTAAGGCATTTATTAATGTTTTCATCAAGGACCTTTTTATGGGATTGTCTAGTCATGCTGCTTTCCTGAAAACACTagatttaaaatgtgttttggtGTTATAAACAAAATCTTTATCCAATAAGTATATTAAACGTCCTATGCTACTAAAAACCCTAATAAATGAAGATTTAAGTTTGATTTGTCCTTTCTCTTGATGTACTTGATACTTTTTAAACTGAGCTGATTTAGAGAAATCCTTACAGAGGCAGAATGCTAGATGAAAGGATGGTTTTCTTCTTGTCTTTTTAATTGCATGTGGAGTTTAGAAATTTAGGATTATGGCAATGTCCATTCCTGAGCATGGAATCAGAAATGTGTGGCTTGACTATATGGAATAAAAATTAATGGTCTGTTTTGTGGTTGCTAGAGATGGAAAGTGGTTCTGGGGAAACTGTAATTTGGTAAGAGACCAATAGGAAAGTTGCTATTTCTCTGATTATGATTTCTGCATTGGCTTATGCAACTATTATGATTGTATGCAAGACTAAAAGAATAGTCTTTACAGTCTGATGGAATGGCAAGTTATGAAATTTAGGATAGTAATGATGCATCCAGTAGAAATGATgattaatatgtcagcaagtgttTTTTAACTGGTTTTGGAAACAGGGTTTTGGTGTTTTAAGGTAGTGCTGAATGGTTTAATAAAACTTCAAGTAATGGTTCTTTGGTAATGATGAGAAGGATTTCAAGATCAGTAGTGTTTTTGGTGTTAGTGGCAGTGGTTTCAGCATAAGGGGTTTCATGAGATGTTAAGTGGTGTTATCTGTCATCAGTTATGTTTTGGGCTGGTTGTGACTTTATAATCAAGTTTGGCCGCTTTGTGTTGACTGTTGGTATTATATTGATGCTTAATTATATATAGACTTAAATCTTGTGTGATATTGGTGTGCCCCATTTGAGATGTTCAAGAACATGAGCTAAAATATGGTGGTGTACTGGTAAAAGAGATGAtgttatatatattcaatatgtGCTAATCTTTTTGTTGGAGTTCAGGTATTTACTTAAGCTGACTCTCTTATTTTTCATTTCCACCTTCCTTTTCCAGACTATTCCAGATCTTTGCTGGGAGCTGGCGCAACTCCAGGACACATACATTTTGCAAGGTATAGTTTCCTTGCCTTTCTTTTTGAGAACTGAAAGCAGAAGGTAAATGGTTGCGTCACTGTGATCACCCTGTCGATTAATGTTGTGTTAAATTTATCCGCTTTTAGGTGATTATGATCTAAAGGTTATGCGGCAAGAGTTCTATATTAGCAGACAAAAGGCGGTATGTTTGGCTACTCtgcaaaagttttaatttaattatatcttGCTTGGACTTTTTTCCATAAAAAGGCATAACCCAAATTTTTATGGCCATGGATCTCATGCTTCTTAGTTTTTATTTGAGATATAATGCATTTAGCTAAGGTGAGAAACTAAGAACAGTCATGTAGAATAATCACCATTTTACAGTGCCTGTTAACAAAAGAAAATGTTCCTTTGACATGTCAGTGGCGTTCAATCATGTCAACTGTTGGGTTAGATTTGATGCTTCTTTGTTAGAAAACATAGCAGTTCTCTGGTAACATTTAAGTTGGATAACTTTTCCGGTTGAAGAATTTGTATTTTAGAGTGCATTCTGATtaaatatgtttgaaatgttactgTGATAACAGACAAGTATAAAGTTCAGGTTTTTACTAGCGTCACAACCACTTGAAGCAACAATCACGAGTTGTTTAAACCCATCCACCCTCACTCTTTTTAGTTGTACATGGTTTTTTGaagtaatgaaaattttaaaactttaagttCATCTCCAAATTTATAGCATTCTCAATTTCCTTTCGCAGTTTATCAATCATCTGATCAATCATCTTGCAAGGCATCAGCTCTTAAAAATAGCTTGTCAATTGGAAAAGAAGAATATGCTTGGAGCATATTCATTGCTTAAAGTTATCGAGTCAGAGCTTCAGGCATACCTGTCAGCAACCAAAGGCCGGGTGGTATGTTGGATCTTAC containing:
- the LOC107954653 gene encoding AUGMIN subunit 3 isoform X1; translation: MSGARLCTLLGDLGYEGAEKLDPDSFEWPFQYDDTRPILDWICSSLRPSNVLSLSQLSLYEQIVQEGKLLEGEDLDFAYDSISAFSSRRDNQEAVFGAEEGLKDIRDATVAYKAEALELQKQLRHLQSQFDMLTGQASALIQGRRARVAATSAANGHLTTIDDSLSGRNLQMNEVLGKIASTAQELAHYHSGDEEGIYLAYSDFHPYLVGDSSCIMELNQWFAKQLDTVPFRLVAEEGKSKCSWVSLDDVSNSLVRADLEKSHHQRVSELQRLRSIFGTSERQWVEAQVENAKQQAILMALKSQISSDEAHIHLDLHSLRRKHAELVGEVSNLYHKEEKFLTETIPDLCWELAQLQDTYILQGDYDLKVMRQEFYISRQKAFINHLINHLARHQLLKIACQLEKKNMLGAYSLLKVIESELQAYLSATKGRVGRCLALIQAASEVQEQGAVDDRDTFLHGVRDLLSIHSNAQAGLSTYVSAPGIVQQISGLHSDLMALQSDLENSLPEDRNRCINELCTLIQSLQQLLFASSTTAQPILTPRPLMKELDEMEKINAKLSAAVEEVTLEHCKKNEIVKHHSQEVGLQRRVFVDFFCNPERLRSQVRELTARVRALQDS
- the LOC107954653 gene encoding AUGMIN subunit 3 isoform X2 — its product is MSGARLCTLLGDLGYEGAEKLDPDSFEWPFQYDDTRPILDWICSSLRPSNVLSLSQLSLYEQIVQEGKLLEGEDLDFAYDSISAFSSRRDNQEAVFGAEEGLKDIRDATVAYKAEALELQKQLRHLQSQFDMLTGQASALIQGRRARVAATSAANGHLTTIDDSLSGRNLQMNEVLGKIASTAQELAHYHSGDEEGIYLAYSDFHPYLVGDSSCIMELNQWFAKQLDTVPFRLVAEEGKSKCSWVSLDDVSNSLVRDLEKSHHQRVSELQRLRSIFGTSERQWVEAQVENAKQQAILMALKSQISSDEAHIHLDLHSLRRKHAELVGEVSNLYHKEEKFLTETIPDLCWELAQLQDTYILQGDYDLKVMRQEFYISRQKAFINHLINHLARHQLLKIACQLEKKNMLGAYSLLKVIESELQAYLSATKGRVGRCLALIQAASEVQEQGAVDDRDTFLHGVRDLLSIHSNAQAGLSTYVSAPGIVQQISGLHSDLMALQSDLENSLPEDRNRCINELCTLIQSLQQLLFASSTTAQPILTPRPLMKELDEMEKINAKLSAAVEEVTLEHCKKNEIVKHHSQEVGLQRRVFVDFFCNPERLRSQVRELTARVRALQDS